A genomic segment from Anabas testudineus chromosome 6, fAnaTes1.2, whole genome shotgun sequence encodes:
- the siah1 gene encoding E3 ubiquitin-protein ligase Siah1 isoform X2, producing the protein MDEEMSRQTATALPTGTSKCVPSQRVPTLSGTTASNSDLASLFECPVCFDYVLPPILQCQSGHLVCSNCRPKLTCCPTCRGPLGSIRNLAMEKVANSVLFPCKYASSGCEVTLPHTDKTEHEELCEFRPYSCPCPGASCKWQGSLDAVMPHLMHQHKSITTLQGEDIVFLATDINLPGAVDWVMMQSCFGFHFMLVLEKQEKYDGHQQFFAIVQLIGTRKQAENFAYRLELNGHRRRLTWEATPRSIHEGIATAIMNSDCLVFDTSIAQLFAENGNLGINVTISMC; encoded by the exons AAATGAGTCGCCAGACTGCCACCGCGCTGCCCACAGGAACATCCAAGTGCGTCCCCTCCCAGCGCGTGCCCACCCTGTCAGGCACCACAGCCTCCAACAGTGACCTGGCCAGTCTGTTTGAGTGCCCTGTTTGCTTCGACTATGTCCTGCCCCCCATCCTGCAGTGCCAGTCTGGACATCTG GTATGCTCCAACTGCCGGCCCAAGCTCACCTGTTGTCCCACATGCAGAGGTCCCCTGGGTTCCATCAGGAACCTGGCCATGGAGAAAGTGGCCAACTCTGTCCTCTTCCCCTGCAAGTACGCCTCATCTGGCTGTGAAGTCACTCTGCCTCACACTGACAAGACGGAGCACGAAGAGCTGTGCGAGTTTCGGCCGTACTCCTGCCCTTGTCCTGGCGCCTCCTGCAAGTGGCAGGGCTCACTGGACGCTGTCATGCCTCACCTGATGCACCAGCACAAGTCCATCACTACACTGCAG ggcGAGGACATTGTCTTCCTGGCCACAGACATCAACCTGCCGGGCGCAGTGGACTGGGTGATGATGCAGTCCTGCTTCGGCTTCCACTTCATGCTGGTGCTGGAGAAGCAGGAGAAATACGACGGCCACCAGCAGTTTTTCGCCATCGTGCAGCTCATCGGGACCCGCAAGCAGGCAGAGAACTTTGCCTACCGGCTGGAGCTCAATGGGCACCGGCGCCGCCTGACCTGGGAGGCCACGCCACGCTCCATCCACGAAGGCATCGCCACGGCCATCATGAACAGCGACTGCCTGGTGTTCGACACTTCCATCGCACAGCTGTTCGCAGAGAATGGCAACCTAGGCATCAATGTCACCATCTCCATGTGCTAA
- the lonp2 gene encoding lon protease homolog 2, peroxisomal, whose amino-acid sequence MTSGGGIQIPSRLPLLLTHEGVLLPGSTVRFSVDSPRNMHLVSQRLLKGTSLKSTIIGVIPNTRDPERDSDELPTLHKIGTAGIAVQVVGSNWPKPHYTLLITGLCRFSVSSLLKERPFVLAEVKQLDKLEQYTTPAREGVTAEDGELGELSQKFYQAAVQLLGMLDMSVPVVAKFRRLLDSLPRETLPDVVASMIRTSNKEKLQVLDAVSLEERFKKALPMLTRQIEGLKLLQKTRKMSPDHENRVLSVRKGGVFPGRQFSLEEEDEDDDGDDTAAIERKVHGANMPEAALRICLKELKRLKKMPQSMPEYALTRNYLDLMVELPWSKSTKDCLDIRAARTLLDNDHYAMDKLKRRVLEYLAVRQLKTSLKGPILCFVGPPGVGKTSVGRSIARTLGREFHRIALGGVCDQSDIRGHRRTYVGSMPGRIINGLKTVGVNNPVFLLDEVDKLGKSLQGDPAAALLEVLDPEQNHSFTDHYLNVAFDLSQVLFIATANTTATIPPALLDRMEVLQVPGYTQEEKVEIAHRHLIPNQLEQHGLTPQQLQIPQESTQDIISRYTREAGVRSLERKIGAICRAVAVKVAEGHKVTKRDASTPEDSAQQDKVSPPEMPIVIDHSALKDILGPPLFEMEVSERLTLPGVALGLAWTPLGGEIMFVEASRMEGEGQLTLTGQLGDVMKESAHLAISWLRANAKTYQLTNMVGGPDPLDGTDIHLHFPAGAVTKDGPSAGVTIVTCLASLFSRRLVRSDVAMTGEITLRGLVLPVGGIKDKVLAAHRAGVKRVILPKRNEKDLEELPANVRAELDFVTAGNLDEVLNAAFDGGFPGTASTHARPQLTSKL is encoded by the exons ATGACCTCCGGCGGTGGCATTCAGATACCGAGCCGTCTCCCACTGCTGCTTACCCACGAAGGAGTGCTCCTGCCGGGCTCCACCGTCAGGTTCAGCGTGGACTCTCCGCGGAACATGCACCTGGTCAGTCAGCGGCTGTTGAAGGGGACCTCGCTGAAAAGCACCATCATCGGGGTGATTCCCAACACCAGAGACCCAGAGCGAGACTCCGACGAGCTGCCCACCTTACACAA AATCGGTACAGCAGGGATAGCGGTGCAGGTGGTGGGCAGTAATTGGCCAAAGCCCCACTACACCCTCCTCATCACCGGGCTGTGCCGCTTTAGTGTGTCGAGTTTGCTGAAGGAACGACCTTTTGTCCTGGCAGAG GTGAAGCAGTTGGATAAACTGGAACAGTACACGACCCCAGCAAGAGAGGGTGTCACAGCAGAAGATGGCGAGTTGGGGGAGCTGTCCCAGAAGTTCTACCAGGCTGctgtacag ttGTTAGGCATGTTGGACATGTCTGTTCCGGTGGTGGCTAAGTTCAGGCGTCTGTTGGACAGTCTGCCCAGGGAAACTCTTCCTGATGTGGTTGCCTCCATGATCCGCACCTCAAACAAGGAGAAACTACAG GTCCTGGATGCAGTGAGCTTGGAGGAGCGCTTCAAGAAGGCTCTGCCCATGTTGACCAGACAGATAGAGGGACtgaaactgctgcagaaaaccaggaagaTGAGTCCTGATCATGAGAATAGG GTCCTATCAGTGCGTAAAGGTGGAGTGTTCCCAGGCCGACAGTTCAGTctggaagaggaggatgaagatgacgATGGAGATGACACAGCAGCCATTGAGAGGAAGGTCCACGGGGCCAACATGCCTGAAGCTGCACTCAGAATTTGTCTTAAAGAACTTAAGAG GTTGAAGAAGATGCCCCAGTCGATGCCTGAGTACGCCCTGACCAGAAACTACTTGGATCTGATGGTGGAGTTGCCATGGAGTAAAAGCACCAAAG aCTGCTTGGACATCCGAGCAGCCCGTACTCTATTGGACAACGATCACTATGCGATGGACAAGCTGAAGAGACGTGTGCTGGAGTACCTGGCTGTTCGACAGCTGAAGACTTCACTGAAG GGCCCCATTCTCTGCTTTGTGGGGCCCCCAGGAGTTGGAAAGACGAGCGTGGGCCGCTCCATCGCCAGGACTCTGGGCAGAGAGTTTCACCGCATCGCTTTAGGAGGCGTCTGTGACCAGTCCGACATACGAGGACACAG acgTACATATGTAGGGAGCATGCCTGGTCGCATCATCAATGGATTGAAGACTGTAGGCGTCAATAATCCTGTCTTCCTCCTGGACGAGGTGGACAAACTGGGGAAGAGCCTGCAGGGAGACCCTGCAGCTGCACTGCTGGAG GTCCTGGATCCAGAACAGAACCACAGCTTCACAGATCATTATCTAAACGTGGCCTTTGACCTTTCCCAAGTGCTTTTTATTGCCACTGCAAATACCACAGCAACCATTCCCCCAGCCCTGCTGGACAGGATGGAGGTGCTGCAGGTACCAG gcTACACCcaggaggagaaggtggagatAGCTCACCGTCACCTGATCCCAAACCAGCTGGAGCAGCATGGATTAACACCTCAACAGCTTCAAATACCACAAGAGAGTACACAGGATATAATCAGCAg GTACACCCGTGAGGCAGGTGTACGCTCTCTAGAGAGGAAGATAGGAGCCATCTGCCGAGCTGTGGCCGTGAAGGTCGCTGAAGGTCACAAAGTCACAAAGAGAGACGCCTCGACCCCAGAGGATTCGGCACAGCAGG acaaGGTATCACCCCCAGAGATGCCCATTGTGATTGACCACAGCGCCCTCAAAGACATTCTGGGACCTCCGCTGTTTGAAATGGAG GTGTCTGAGCGGCTCACCCTGCCTGGTGTAGCCCTGGGCCTTGCCTGGACCCCCCTTGGAGGGGAAATCATGTTTGTAGAGGCCAGTCGCATGGAGGGAGAAGGTCAGCTCACTCTGACGGGTCAGCTGGGAGACGTTATGAAGGAATCTGCACATCTGGCCATCAGCTGGCTCAGAGCGAACGCTAAAACCTACCAGCTGACCAACa TGGTTGGAGGTCCAGATCCGTTAGATGGCACAGACATCCACCTCCACTTCCCCGCTGGAGCTGTCACCAAGGACGGGCCCTCTGCTGGCGTTACCATAGTAACCTGCCTAGCCTCACTGTTTAGCAGACGACTGGTCAGATCAGACGTTGCCATGACAGGAGAGATCACATTAAGAGGGCTGGTGCTGCCT GTGGGCGGGATCAAAGACAAGGTCCTGGCGGCCCACAGGGCAGGAGTGAAGCGAGTCATTCTCCCAAAACGTAACGAGAAAGACCTGGAGGAGCTGCCAGCCAACGTCCGAGCTGAACTCGACTTTGTCACGGCCGGAAACCTGGATGAGGTTCTGAATGCCGCGTTCGATGGAGGGTTTCCAGGGACGGCCAGCACACACGCACGCCCTCAGCTCACCAGCAAACTGTAA